DNA sequence from the Bubalus bubalis isolate 160015118507 breed Murrah chromosome 24, NDDB_SH_1, whole genome shotgun sequence genome:
CCACCCTCGTCAGGCCCCTAGAAGAGAACACGGGCACAGCTGGGACTCTGCGGACTTTACTCAAACACCGGAGCCCCCTGCTACCACCCTCCCAATTTAGCCACTGCTGGGGGCCAGCGCCGAGATCACGTGGTTCAGAAACTTGACCAGTGAGGCGTGCATGTTGGGGCTGAAGTCTCCGGGGTAGTGCCGGGCGAGGGTCACCAGCAGGCAGTGGCACAGCAGCTGCAGATAGACAGAATGGTTCCCACACGGTGCACCACCCCTTGCCCGGTGAGAGCCCCCTCCCCCGGCGACGGGCGTCGGCCCCACCCACGAGCTCACCTTGAAAAAGACCGGGTCCACGCGCAGCTTGTGCGTGTGCAGCTCGCGCAGGTACGACAGGGTGCCCGGCAGGTCGTCCAGGTGGTTCACGGCCAGGCTCAGCGCGTCGGCCACCTTCTGGCCGTGGGCTCTGACCTGGGCGGAGCCGGGGCTCAAGTTTAGGTGGAGGAAATAGGTCTTGGAGGAAGGGAAGGCCACGAAGGTCCTGCGGGAGGAACGGAGAGTGAGGCGCGTCCTGATGGCGGGGTCTGGGGAGGAAGGGCTCCGGAATAGGACGGCGGGGGACGCATCCCCCGAGCGCGCTGAAGACAGGTGAGCCCTGAGGCGCCAGGACCCGTGCGCACCTCTCCAGGGCCTCCGTCGTGTAGATGCCGACGTTGGTCCCGAGCTTCCGCCACAACGCGAGCACTGCAGCGCGGTCCGCCGGCGCCAGCACCATCGTGGAGACCAGCCTGCCGCGCGTTCGGCGTCTCTGTGAAGCCTGGGCTTCGCCTGCGCCTCTCGGCCTGCTGTCCCCTTGGCCTCCGGGGGGCGCCGGGCCTCTGGTCGCAGAATCTGGCCGGGAGGGGTCTAGGAGCTCTCCACTGAGCGTCAGCTCTGACCTGGGGTCTTCCCAATCGCCCTGGACCCTGAAATCCCTATTTTTGGAAACTAATATTTAGTATGTGTCAATATTAGGTGGCCCTGAATTTTAGCATGGAGTTTGGCATTGAACCTcagtctgttttctcatttatggTATATAAGGAAGGTAACAGTTTCTTCTTCCCAAGGTTGTTCCTGCTTCATAGCGGATGCCCTTTTCAGGACAATGAGCATTCAGAGTGGCTAGGATAGATCCTAAAAATAATAGCCAATACCTATAAAGCACTCATTCTGTGCCAGGCATCACTAtacatccttttttaaaaatgcattgaaattcacataaaatttactgtcttagccaTTT
Encoded proteins:
- the HBQ1 gene encoding hemoglobin subunit theta-1, with protein sequence MVLAPADRAAVLALWRKLGTNVGIYTTEALERTFVAFPSSKTYFLHLNLSPGSAQVRAHGQKVADALSLAVNHLDDLPGTLSYLRELHTHKLRVDPVFFKLLCHCLLVTLARHYPGDFSPNMHASLVKFLNHVISALAPSSG